Proteins encoded by one window of Archaeoglobus veneficus SNP6:
- a CDS encoding type II toxin-antitoxin system VapC family toxin, translating into METLCLDTDVLIDFLRGDSTAVEKIKKLEEEFELATTTINLFELYYGAYKTGKERNVRAVSELATRLEVLKFTDKSAELSGKIIAELERKGQVVDFRDVIIAGIVLENDTILYTRNVKHFERVKGVRLYKECD; encoded by the coding sequence TTGGAAACGCTCTGCTTAGATACGGACGTTCTCATAGATTTTTTAAGAGGGGATTCTACAGCAGTAGAGAAGATCAAAAAGCTTGAAGAAGAATTTGAACTTGCAACAACTACGATAAATCTGTTTGAACTTTACTACGGCGCATATAAAACCGGGAAAGAGAGGAATGTTAGAGCAGTCAGTGAGCTGGCAACACGACTTGAAGTACTAAAATTTACCGACAAATCAGCAGAACTTTCTGGGAAGATAATTGCCGAACTGGAGAGAAAGGGACAAGTGGTGGATTTCAGAGACGTTATAATCGCAGGAATAGTGCTGGAAAACGATACTATCCTTTACACGAGAAATGTGAAGCATTTCGAGAGGGTAAAGGGTGTACGGTTATATAAAGAGTGTGACTAA
- a CDS encoding nucleotidyltransferase domain-containing protein, translated as MRGKTATFGSRKNVVYSEEHWKLLERKREEAKKIMENLVRAGFRPILYGSVARGDVSPTSDIDIFVPQLCPSYLIELAVDYMDRRIVQATPNYAIKGELIVDESITVSFPLVKMKDRELDFYRFGGCIGYDELLKGVRAAGVDKRLVLILPNERGHEEVPINEMQPSEVAKILNVSIDIVEERMRVLERRREVGRTGVFLCVSVPPGESFESVLRDIAKKKPAVRRQIVERMG; from the coding sequence ATGAGAGGCAAGACAGCAACCTTTGGAAGCAGAAAGAACGTAGTTTACAGCGAGGAGCACTGGAAGCTGCTCGAACGTAAGAGGGAGGAAGCGAAAAAAATAATGGAAAACCTCGTAAGGGCCGGGTTCAGACCAATTCTATATGGTAGTGTCGCGAGAGGAGATGTAAGCCCGACGAGTGACATAGATATATTTGTCCCGCAACTTTGCCCCTCGTACCTGATTGAGCTTGCCGTCGATTACATGGACAGGCGGATAGTTCAGGCCACACCAAACTACGCGATAAAGGGTGAGCTAATCGTTGATGAGTCAATTACTGTTAGTTTCCCCCTTGTTAAAATGAAGGATAGAGAACTCGATTTCTACAGATTCGGGGGCTGCATTGGCTACGATGAGCTGCTTAAAGGAGTACGGGCAGCGGGGGTTGATAAGCGACTCGTTCTGATTCTCCCCAACGAACGCGGACACGAAGAGGTACCTATCAATGAAATGCAGCCCAGTGAAGTGGCGAAAATTCTCAACGTGAGTATTGATATCGTCGAGGAGCGGATGAGGGTCCTCGAAAGAAGGCGCGAGGTTGGAAGAACTGGTGTTTTTCTTTGTGTGAGTGTTCCTCCTGGCGAAAGCTTTGAATCTGTGCTCAGGGATATAGCAAAGAAAAAACCGGCAGTGAGGAGACAGATAGTTGAGAGGATGGGCTGA
- a CDS encoding signal peptidase I, protein MKDIIKDIASTLITVAVIITVGIAITGTWPFMVAVESGSMEPHMHRGDVIFLVSPERTKIVTWEEGKNMDYKSFGDYGDVIVYYPNGDKSRTPIIHRAMYWIEKGEKMPNGDPAPHSGYITKGDHNPIPDQPRLSMPVKPEWIVGVAKFRIPYVGYLRLIFG, encoded by the coding sequence ATGAAAGATATCATCAAGGATATTGCCTCAACTCTAATTACTGTTGCGGTTATTATTACTGTTGGTATCGCCATAACCGGCACTTGGCCATTCATGGTTGCAGTTGAATCGGGCAGTATGGAACCCCACATGCACCGCGGCGATGTTATCTTCCTCGTCAGCCCGGAAAGAACGAAAATCGTGACTTGGGAAGAGGGAAAAAATATGGACTATAAGAGCTTTGGTGATTACGGTGATGTTATAGTATACTATCCAAATGGAGACAAAAGCAGGACGCCAATAATCCACAGGGCCATGTACTGGATTGAAAAGGGAGAAAAAATGCCCAATGGCGACCCGGCACCGCATTCCGGCTACATAACCAAGGGTGACCACAATCCCATTCCCGATCAACCCAGACTTTCGATGCCCGTAAAGCCAGAGTGGATAGTGGGCGTTGCGAAGTTCCGCATACCCTACGTGGGTTACCTGAGATTGATATTTGGTTGA
- a CDS encoding exosome complex RNA-binding protein Csl4 has protein sequence MKFVMPGDRIGLVEEYVTGSGVYEENGEIFAAVAGKVVVKDRTVSVEPVKRIPHINKGDVVLGRVVDVRNSMALIELARKKGFDRSLMHTGIAALHVSNVQRDYLKDINEAIRYMDIIKARVIDAENLKLSTKEPEMGVLKSLCSVCKHELVREGNTLKCPNCGNVEKRKMSTDYGKGKW, from the coding sequence ATGAAATTTGTAATGCCCGGAGATAGAATCGGCCTTGTAGAGGAATACGTTACCGGAAGCGGCGTTTATGAGGAGAATGGAGAGATTTTCGCTGCCGTAGCCGGAAAGGTTGTTGTAAAGGATAGAACTGTAAGCGTCGAACCCGTGAAGAGGATTCCTCACATCAACAAAGGGGACGTTGTCCTCGGAAGGGTTGTCGATGTGAGAAACTCGATGGCCCTCATCGAGCTTGCAAGGAAGAAGGGTTTTGACCGCAGTTTGATGCACACCGGTATTGCTGCCCTGCACGTTTCAAATGTTCAGAGGGACTACCTCAAGGACATAAACGAGGCTATAAGGTACATGGACATAATCAAGGCGAGAGTCATTGACGCGGAAAACCTGAAGCTTTCCACAAAGGAGCCTGAGATGGGTGTGCTCAAGTCCCTCTGCAGTGTGTGCAAGCACGAACTCGTGAGAGAAGGGAATACTCTTAAATGCCCTAACTGCGGAAACGTGGAGAAGCGTAAGATGTCCACAGACTACGGGAAGGGTAAGTGGTAA
- a CDS encoding (Fe-S)-binding protein, giving the protein MAGDEIKIEDISKPSKQMIKLRLEDLMPLPPPYDKPGMEPELTDPKPEWREKYVTELDGYIAIDVPFKPKTKEEEEKLVKSFLEGLQKLVSKEGNWTFLQPLLLSLEYCAKCHTCSEACPIYVSSGRKEIYRPTYRAEVLRRIWKRYLTPAGKTFGKFVSGDIELNGTTIMRLAELAYRCTLCRRCTQTCPIGVDNGLITHEIRKLFSQEMGIAPKAIHELGTVQHLKVGSSTGMTPDGIKDIIEFIEDDIEEKLGRRIEIPVDEKGADILLIHNAGEFLSWPENPAAFAILFEEAGISWTLSSEALGYDGVNYGVWYDDVQLARIAVRHAEIARKLDVNKIVIGECGHAHKALTVIADRVLHDELNIPRESCLPILWDIVRKKKLNLDPEKNNFPVTLHDPCNIVRLMGIVEPQRKILKEICPQFREMSPNGVYNYCCGGGSGFAIMNSMNFPEWRAKVSVRMKCKQILSAFQDCIDPSIDKYVCAPCSNCKGAIRDILEHYQLTQNCSIYYGGLVELMVNAMVDLEEPFLEF; this is encoded by the coding sequence ATGGCCGGAGATGAGATCAAGATTGAAGATATCAGCAAGCCTTCAAAGCAGATGATCAAGCTCAGACTTGAAGACCTCATGCCACTCCCACCACCATATGACAAACCAGGAATGGAGCCGGAGCTGACCGACCCCAAGCCTGAATGGAGAGAAAAGTACGTTACGGAACTCGATGGATACATAGCAATAGACGTGCCCTTCAAGCCAAAAACAAAGGAGGAAGAGGAGAAACTCGTAAAGAGCTTCCTCGAAGGCTTACAAAAACTCGTTTCAAAGGAGGGTAACTGGACGTTCCTTCAGCCACTGCTGCTCTCCCTTGAGTACTGTGCAAAGTGCCACACATGCAGCGAAGCGTGCCCCATTTACGTGTCGAGTGGTAGGAAGGAGATATACCGCCCGACTTACAGGGCAGAGGTACTCAGGAGAATATGGAAGCGCTACCTGACTCCTGCCGGAAAAACCTTCGGTAAGTTCGTGAGTGGAGATATAGAACTGAACGGCACGACGATAATGAGACTTGCAGAACTTGCGTACCGCTGCACCCTCTGCAGGCGCTGCACTCAGACCTGCCCGATAGGTGTAGACAACGGACTGATTACTCACGAGATCAGAAAGCTGTTCAGTCAGGAGATGGGTATCGCACCCAAGGCCATTCACGAGCTCGGAACTGTGCAGCACCTTAAAGTTGGTTCTTCGACGGGAATGACTCCGGATGGTATAAAAGACATCATCGAGTTTATAGAGGACGACATTGAAGAGAAGCTCGGTAGGAGAATAGAGATACCCGTCGATGAGAAGGGTGCGGACATCCTCCTGATACACAACGCCGGAGAATTCCTTTCATGGCCAGAAAACCCAGCAGCATTTGCTATTCTGTTCGAGGAAGCAGGCATAAGCTGGACGTTGAGCAGCGAGGCATTAGGTTACGATGGTGTTAACTACGGTGTATGGTACGATGACGTGCAGCTCGCAAGAATAGCTGTAAGACATGCAGAGATTGCAAGGAAGCTCGACGTCAACAAGATAGTCATAGGTGAGTGTGGACATGCGCACAAGGCTCTGACAGTTATAGCAGACAGAGTTCTCCACGACGAGCTTAACATTCCAAGGGAGAGTTGCCTGCCGATACTCTGGGACATCGTGAGAAAGAAGAAGCTCAACCTCGACCCGGAGAAGAACAACTTCCCCGTAACACTCCACGACCCGTGCAACATCGTGAGACTCATGGGTATCGTAGAACCGCAGAGGAAGATACTCAAGGAAATCTGCCCGCAGTTCAGAGAGATGTCCCCCAATGGAGTGTACAACTACTGCTGTGGTGGAGGAAGCGGATTCGCCATAATGAACTCCATGAACTTCCCGGAGTGGAGAGCAAAGGTTTCCGTGCGCATGAAGTGCAAGCAAATTCTATCAGCATTCCAGGACTGCATCGATCCGAGCATAGACAAGTACGTCTGTGCTCCGTGCTCGAACTGCAAAGGAGCAATCAGAGATATCCTCGAGCACTACCAGCTTACGCAGAACTGCAGCATATACTACGGCGGACTTGTGGAGCTAATGGTAAACGCAATGGTGGACCTGGAGGAGCCATTCCTCGAGTTTTAA
- a CDS encoding RpoL/Rpb11 RNA polymerase subunit family protein, whose protein sequence is MEVKIIEMGDDFVRLLVKGEDHTFLNLLQHYLLEDEDVVVAKYHISHPLVGEPELFVRTNGKNPLDAIKEANEKIAKYCEELISQL, encoded by the coding sequence ATGGAGGTTAAGATTATCGAGATGGGTGATGACTTCGTCAGGCTGCTCGTAAAAGGCGAAGACCACACGTTCCTGAACCTGCTCCAGCACTACCTGCTTGAAGATGAGGACGTCGTAGTTGCGAAATATCACATATCTCACCCCCTCGTGGGTGAGCCAGAACTCTTCGTCAGGACGAACGGAAAGAATCCGCTGGACGCCATAAAGGAGGCCAATGAAAAGATAGCGAAGTACTGCGAGGAGCTAATTTCCCAGCTCTGA
- the cutA gene encoding divalent-cation tolerance protein CutA — protein MYVFVYVTASSLEEARKIARHVLEKKLAACVNVFPISSMFWWEGRIENALEFAMIIKTKSEKLSELKEEIKSLHSYSTPCICAFAVEDGLREFLNWIDETVEEE, from the coding sequence ATGTACGTTTTCGTTTACGTCACAGCTTCGAGTCTTGAGGAGGCGAGGAAGATAGCGAGGCATGTACTCGAAAAAAAGCTTGCTGCGTGTGTTAATGTCTTTCCGATCTCATCCATGTTCTGGTGGGAAGGCAGGATCGAGAATGCCCTCGAATTCGCCATGATTATAAAAACAAAGTCTGAGAAGCTTAGCGAGCTGAAGGAAGAGATAAAAAGCCTGCACAGCTATTCAACTCCTTGTATCTGTGCCTTCGCTGTCGAGGACGGCCTTAGAGAATTCCTGAACTGGATAGACGAGACAGTTGAGGAGGAATGA
- a CDS encoding METTL5 family protein, with the protein MPTTIGEDATYWYINGAMEIAVMKKELAMVLESLEGFPHPKIKLEQYVTPPSLAAEMAVNAKLIDEPRLVYDLGCGTGMLAIAASLLGMDAVGFDIDIEALKVARKNAKKVGVYVDFVACRVSDVSVKVRAVTIMNPPFGIQRRKADRPFLEKAMEISDTIYSVHSAGSEPFIRRLCEEKRFEITHLWRYSIPLKRTYSFHEKEFKHIAVEVYRLRRC; encoded by the coding sequence ATGCCAACAACCATTGGCGAGGATGCTACATACTGGTATATAAACGGAGCGATGGAAATAGCTGTGATGAAGAAGGAACTGGCAATGGTCCTCGAGTCACTCGAAGGATTTCCACACCCCAAAATTAAACTTGAGCAGTATGTAACTCCTCCATCACTCGCTGCCGAGATGGCCGTCAACGCGAAGCTAATCGACGAACCAAGGCTTGTTTACGACCTTGGCTGCGGAACGGGAATGCTCGCCATTGCTGCCTCTCTTCTTGGAATGGATGCTGTTGGATTCGACATAGACATTGAAGCGCTTAAAGTGGCGAGAAAAAACGCGAAAAAGGTTGGTGTTTACGTTGACTTCGTTGCGTGCAGAGTTAGCGACGTGAGCGTTAAAGTCAGAGCAGTAACGATAATGAACCCGCCCTTCGGAATCCAGCGGAGAAAGGCAGACAGGCCGTTTCTCGAGAAGGCCATGGAGATCTCGGACACAATCTACTCCGTGCATTCAGCAGGAAGCGAGCCATTTATTAGAAGGCTGTGTGAGGAAAAGCGCTTCGAAATAACGCACCTGTGGCGCTACAGCATACCGCTAAAGCGAACGTACTCATTCCATGAAAAAGAATTTAAGCATATTGCTGTAGAGGTCTACAGGTTGAGGAGATGCTGA
- a CDS encoding site-2 protease family protein translates to MLSPAGIAIVVIIVYWSIVEYLKSKGILEKYGISSIGPVLMVRTKRGLDTLEKLSRPKKFWRIVADAGIPAVFAGMIFMFLLIIAMDVVLFTSPPPPSPVTEPRNMLLIPWVNTLFPPEYLLLGLIVTLIVHELGHAILCRVEGVRVKALGVLLAIVPIGGFAEPDEKELVENTTRIQRIRIYSAGVISNFIVAIIAFSAFFYLLNFVSPLVVVVGADNTTELKTGDIIYEINGVKVRTPEDVTDALLKGDDVIIKADGKVVTLPKIAGVKIVDLYPEYPAAKAGLKKGMIIYRINDTETPTLYAFKKFMDSTKPGQTLSVFVYNNGSKEVYNVTLAKSPYGDSGFLGVVIEEYISGVSLGYSEVVLSQLKSLPSKLTTVHGWLTVVAMPLGFKGFGGEASKYFEPVILGDGLFYILNTLYWIGWINFYVGLFNCLPAIPLDGGRIFHESFTALLSRRFGERGEQMSMKTVRYLAYIVFASILLSAIIPNISGFLK, encoded by the coding sequence ATGCTCTCTCCAGCAGGTATTGCCATCGTCGTAATAATCGTGTACTGGAGCATCGTGGAGTATCTCAAATCGAAGGGTATTCTCGAGAAGTACGGGATATCCTCCATCGGCCCGGTACTCATGGTAAGAACGAAGAGGGGACTTGACACCCTCGAAAAACTCTCGAGACCAAAGAAGTTCTGGAGGATTGTTGCCGACGCAGGAATTCCTGCAGTTTTTGCGGGAATGATATTCATGTTCCTCTTAATAATCGCGATGGATGTCGTTCTGTTCACATCTCCTCCACCACCATCGCCGGTAACCGAGCCGAGGAACATGCTGCTTATTCCGTGGGTAAACACCCTCTTCCCTCCCGAGTACCTGCTGTTAGGCCTTATTGTCACGCTTATAGTCCACGAACTCGGCCATGCGATACTTTGCAGGGTTGAGGGTGTGAGAGTCAAAGCTCTCGGCGTTCTGCTGGCAATCGTTCCCATTGGTGGCTTTGCAGAGCCGGACGAGAAGGAATTGGTGGAGAATACAACAAGGATACAGAGGATAAGGATATACTCCGCAGGTGTCATAAGCAACTTTATTGTTGCAATCATAGCATTCTCGGCGTTCTTCTACCTCCTCAACTTCGTTTCACCCCTTGTAGTCGTTGTTGGAGCAGACAACACCACTGAGTTGAAGACGGGAGATATAATCTACGAGATTAACGGCGTAAAAGTCAGAACTCCCGAGGACGTCACTGATGCGCTGCTTAAAGGAGATGATGTCATAATCAAGGCTGACGGAAAGGTAGTTACTCTCCCAAAGATAGCCGGAGTTAAAATAGTCGATCTGTACCCTGAGTACCCTGCTGCGAAGGCGGGACTGAAGAAAGGGATGATAATATACAGAATAAATGATACAGAAACGCCAACACTGTACGCCTTCAAGAAATTCATGGACTCCACTAAACCCGGCCAGACGCTTTCAGTGTTCGTTTACAATAACGGAAGTAAAGAAGTCTACAACGTAACTCTTGCCAAGTCTCCTTACGGCGATTCCGGCTTTCTCGGAGTCGTTATCGAGGAGTACATCTCTGGGGTTAGTCTTGGATACTCAGAAGTTGTTTTAAGTCAGCTCAAGAGCCTTCCGTCAAAGCTGACAACAGTCCACGGCTGGCTTACCGTCGTTGCAATGCCTCTCGGTTTCAAGGGTTTTGGTGGCGAAGCGTCGAAGTACTTCGAGCCAGTAATCCTTGGAGATGGGCTGTTCTACATACTTAACACCCTCTACTGGATTGGTTGGATAAACTTCTATGTCGGTCTGTTCAACTGCCTGCCGGCAATTCCCCTCGATGGTGGGAGGATATTTCATGAATCCTTTACTGCTCTGCTTAGCAGAAGATTCGGAGAGAGAGGAGAACAGATGTCTATGAAGACAGTCAGATACCTGGCCTACATCGTCTTCGCATCTATACTCCTCTCCGCAATTATACCAAACATCTCGGGGTTCCTCAAATGA
- a CDS encoding PH domain-containing protein, giving the protein MRYELPVGRSVKVLTLFAVLVPIAVFCWLWISGIERIAVYIALPLIMVFGIAYAFSPKEVLLEDGGVVIKKVVGRVFIPYSSIKDVSYVEELSRRTIRLFGSGGLFGWYGIFRVPDIGVVRIYARRTKGLVLIKADRNYLIAPEDPQIFIEELKSRIRV; this is encoded by the coding sequence ATGAGGTACGAACTGCCCGTTGGCAGGAGCGTCAAGGTTCTGACGCTTTTTGCTGTTCTCGTGCCCATCGCAGTCTTCTGCTGGCTCTGGATTTCCGGCATAGAAAGGATAGCAGTCTACATCGCGCTTCCCCTCATAATGGTGTTTGGAATTGCCTACGCTTTCTCGCCAAAAGAAGTTCTGCTCGAAGATGGGGGAGTGGTGATAAAGAAAGTTGTTGGACGAGTATTCATACCCTACAGCAGCATCAAAGACGTGTCGTATGTCGAAGAACTCAGCCGGAGGACTATAAGACTCTTTGGCTCTGGTGGGCTTTTTGGCTGGTATGGGATATTTCGTGTTCCGGATATCGGTGTCGTTAGGATTTACGCCAGAAGAACGAAAGGGCTCGTTTTGATTAAAGCAGACAGGAACTACCTCATCGCTCCTGAGGACCCTCAGATATTTATAGAGGAGTTGAAGAGCAGGATTAGGGTTTAG
- a CDS encoding hydantoinase/oxoprolinase family protein, with amino-acid sequence MVVGIDIGGTNTDAAIVNEEITTIKLPNEAGIGEVLKRLSGVADLGKEKLIVSTSLPLNLILSRYHEIPTLVLLIPGPGLNYSSYGSVLRGFTSHRGDVVEDIDEAEVRKVIEESRVENVAIAGKFSVRNPELEKKVYRIALNRYNEDCIALSYPIGELNFPLRVNTAVVNAKIKKTVTDLAKLVGKYSKEFFFYKGDGGIIPVDIAIQNPSLLYNSSPAAVAIGASYLTGEKNAIVVDIGGTTTDFVVIEDGKPKIMEKVEIAGRKTLIRCVDSISIPFGGDSVVDSFLRPVRMGSSFAFHGSHFTLTDALNCVGFDIGDSKASRSACKSRDIAEKAIEDYLSIVAETIREIGAEKIIGTGFLAKYLAPEIAKKAGVKYVVPEHSEAANAIGVAVSRISLTLYARFDTERRRAVFNGEVVKFQAAYDDERLVEVAKEKVREIAIAHGANEEDVEDVRLVYFNSYTVVRGGVRRGMIADVVVQIEPGISSEFR; translated from the coding sequence ATGGTTGTTGGCATAGACATCGGGGGGACAAACACCGATGCGGCCATCGTTAATGAGGAGATAACAACAATCAAGCTCCCGAACGAGGCTGGTATCGGGGAAGTGTTGAAAAGGCTATCTGGCGTTGCAGACCTCGGGAAGGAAAAGCTCATCGTAAGCACATCTCTTCCACTCAACCTCATTCTGAGCAGGTATCACGAAATACCCACACTCGTCCTCCTTATCCCCGGCCCTGGACTCAACTATTCCTCATACGGCAGCGTGCTCCGAGGCTTTACGAGTCACAGAGGCGATGTCGTTGAAGACATTGACGAGGCGGAAGTGAGGAAGGTAATTGAAGAAAGCAGGGTGGAAAACGTTGCTATCGCTGGAAAATTCTCCGTCAGGAACCCAGAGCTCGAAAAGAAGGTGTATAGAATTGCACTCAACCGCTACAACGAAGACTGCATAGCTCTAAGCTACCCCATCGGAGAGCTGAACTTTCCTTTGCGTGTAAACACTGCTGTGGTTAATGCCAAGATAAAGAAGACTGTTACAGATCTTGCAAAACTCGTCGGCAAGTACTCTAAGGAGTTCTTTTTTTACAAAGGAGACGGCGGCATCATTCCTGTGGATATAGCAATTCAGAATCCTTCGCTGCTCTACAATTCAAGCCCCGCTGCGGTAGCGATAGGGGCGAGCTATCTTACAGGGGAGAAGAACGCCATCGTTGTCGATATTGGTGGAACAACGACGGACTTCGTCGTCATAGAGGACGGAAAGCCGAAGATTATGGAGAAGGTCGAGATAGCTGGAAGAAAGACTCTCATAAGGTGTGTCGATTCAATTTCCATACCCTTTGGAGGAGATTCAGTCGTTGATAGCTTCCTGAGGCCGGTAAGGATGGGTAGCTCCTTCGCCTTTCATGGCTCTCACTTCACTTTAACCGATGCGCTGAACTGTGTGGGCTTTGACATTGGAGATTCAAAGGCGTCTCGTTCAGCGTGCAAGTCCAGGGACATTGCAGAGAAGGCCATCGAGGATTACCTGTCCATAGTGGCAGAAACGATAAGGGAAATCGGGGCGGAGAAAATAATTGGCACAGGCTTCCTCGCAAAGTATCTTGCTCCCGAGATAGCAAAGAAAGCAGGAGTGAAGTACGTAGTTCCCGAACACAGTGAGGCAGCAAACGCAATTGGTGTCGCGGTATCGAGGATAAGCCTGACACTCTATGCAAGATTTGATACAGAGCGTAGAAGGGCGGTTTTTAACGGAGAGGTTGTGAAATTCCAGGCTGCTTACGACGACGAAAGGCTGGTGGAGGTTGCTAAGGAGAAGGTTAGGGAGATTGCAATAGCCCACGGGGCTAATGAAGAGGACGTTGAAGATGTCAGGCTCGTTTACTTCAACTCGTACACTGTCGTGAGGGGCGGCGTTAGAAGGGGCATGATTGCTGATGTTGTTGTGCAGATTGAGCCTGGGATAAGCAGCGAATTCAGGTGA
- a CDS encoding ATP-binding protein: MKCKKCGKRAVEKLKPYGIALCRDCYVEFYEGLVERSFKKFGIVKRGEKVLACVSGGKDSSAMLGVLSRLSEKLDFEVEALHIDLGIGEYSKKSMKTVEELCGVLGIKLHVISVAEFGFTIDDIPKKTCSACGIVKRYLMNRYARLNGFDVVATGHTAEDIISFFFKNWLSGNFSWSEKLLPRTESFDERIVTRIRPLYDRSEKENLLYVICRGLPFLLDDCPHAPRDEWKEIVYYIESRKPGFRRNFVLNLAKYLEERVHGTVEVEEKEEYGYCKLCGEVTTFDVCAFCRLVKKFSAKP, from the coding sequence ATGAAGTGCAAGAAGTGCGGAAAGAGGGCAGTTGAAAAGCTGAAACCCTATGGTATCGCTCTCTGCAGAGATTGTTACGTTGAGTTCTATGAGGGACTCGTGGAAAGAAGCTTCAAGAAGTTCGGAATTGTGAAGAGAGGCGAAAAGGTGCTTGCATGTGTTTCGGGAGGCAAGGATAGCTCTGCAATGCTTGGAGTTCTGAGCAGGCTATCAGAAAAGCTCGACTTTGAGGTTGAAGCACTGCACATTGACCTTGGAATTGGAGAATATTCCAAGAAGTCCATGAAAACAGTCGAAGAGCTTTGCGGAGTTCTCGGCATTAAGCTCCATGTCATCAGCGTTGCAGAGTTCGGCTTCACCATCGATGACATACCGAAAAAAACCTGTTCTGCGTGCGGAATAGTAAAGCGTTACCTGATGAACCGCTACGCGAGGCTTAACGGGTTTGATGTTGTCGCTACGGGCCACACGGCTGAAGACATAATAAGCTTCTTCTTCAAGAACTGGCTCTCCGGAAACTTTTCTTGGAGTGAGAAGTTACTGCCGAGGACGGAAAGCTTCGACGAGAGAATTGTCACGAGGATAAGACCACTCTACGACAGGAGCGAGAAGGAGAACCTCCTCTACGTCATCTGCAGGGGGCTGCCGTTTTTACTGGATGACTGCCCCCACGCGCCCCGGGACGAGTGGAAAGAGATAGTTTATTACATAGAGTCGAGAAAACCCGGATTTAGAAGGAACTTCGTGCTGAACCTCGCCAAGTACCTGGAAGAGAGAGTGCATGGAACCGTGGAAGTTGAGGAGAAGGAAGAGTATGGATACTGCAAGCTTTGCGGAGAGGTGACCACTTTTGATGTCTGCGCCTTCTGCAGGCTTGTAAAGAAGTTTTCGGCTAAACCCTAA